One genomic region from Kineobactrum salinum encodes:
- a CDS encoding dihydrolipoyl dehydrogenase, whose protein sequence is MDIRKVDIAIIGAGSAGLTAYNAALKHSDNLVLIEGDVYGTTCARVGCMPSKLLIAAADSAHEAARSGLFGIQVGNVVVDGGQVLDRVRRERDAFVGAVLTAMETIPAAHKLWGRARFLAPGRLAVGENLQVEAERIVIATGSSPSIPDMFKDLGDRLLVNDSLFELPSLPASIAVFGAGPLGLELGQALSRLGVRVRMFGRGGSLGGIADEEIRSYAERCFNEEFYLDTRSEVTAVSLTDEGVSVTFKHREKGQVTETFEYVLAATGRSPNLGDLHLADNSGLTLDDKGIPVTDPSTLQCGDSPVFLVGDANSHAPVLHEAANEGRIAGGNAGRYPDLASVERQVPFAVVFSSPQIVTVGVPVARLSATERQPYVTGSSCFENQGRSKVIGKNRGILKVYAESGSGIFVGAEMFGPDAEHIGHLLAWAAQQRLTVPAMLAMPFYHPVVEEGVRSALKDLNSKLKKVSVAVNECLECGPGA, encoded by the coding sequence ATGGATATACGCAAGGTGGATATCGCCATTATCGGCGCTGGCTCGGCGGGGCTCACTGCCTACAACGCGGCGCTCAAGCACAGCGACAATCTGGTATTGATCGAAGGTGACGTATACGGCACCACCTGCGCCCGGGTTGGCTGCATGCCCAGCAAGCTGTTGATTGCGGCGGCGGACAGTGCCCACGAGGCTGCACGAAGTGGTCTTTTTGGGATTCAAGTGGGGAATGTTGTGGTCGATGGTGGCCAGGTGCTGGATCGTGTGCGCCGGGAGCGGGACGCCTTTGTCGGGGCGGTGCTCACTGCGATGGAGACAATACCCGCAGCTCACAAGCTGTGGGGACGAGCCCGTTTTCTGGCTCCCGGCAGACTGGCAGTGGGCGAAAACCTGCAGGTCGAGGCGGAGCGTATTGTTATCGCGACCGGATCCAGCCCCAGCATCCCCGACATGTTCAAGGATCTGGGTGACCGGCTGTTGGTAAATGACAGCCTGTTTGAATTGCCATCCCTGCCGGCTTCCATCGCCGTGTTTGGCGCTGGACCTCTGGGGCTGGAATTGGGGCAGGCGCTGAGCCGCCTGGGCGTCCGCGTACGCATGTTCGGCAGAGGTGGTTCCCTCGGCGGGATCGCTGACGAGGAAATACGCAGCTACGCAGAACGGTGTTTCAATGAGGAGTTCTATTTGGACACCCGATCCGAGGTGACGGCTGTCTCGCTGACTGATGAGGGTGTATCGGTAACCTTTAAACACCGTGAAAAAGGCCAGGTCACAGAGACATTCGAGTACGTTCTGGCAGCTACCGGGCGCTCACCCAATCTCGGTGACCTGCATCTGGCTGACAACAGTGGTCTGACCCTGGACGACAAGGGTATTCCCGTGACAGATCCATCGACACTGCAATGCGGGGACAGCCCGGTTTTCCTGGTTGGAGACGCCAATAGCCACGCCCCGGTCCTGCATGAAGCGGCCAATGAAGGCCGGATTGCCGGGGGCAATGCCGGCCGCTATCCAGACCTGGCGTCCGTGGAAAGGCAAGTGCCCTTTGCGGTGGTATTCAGCAGTCCGCAAATTGTGACGGTTGGGGTTCCGGTTGCCCGGCTGTCGGCGACGGAGCGCCAACCTTATGTCACAGGCTCAAGTTGCTTTGAAAATCAGGGCCGTAGCAAGGTCATCGGCAAGAACCGGGGAATACTGAAAGTCTATGCTGAAAGCGGCAGCGGCATATTTGTTGGCGCAGAGATGTTTGGCCCCGACGCTGAGCATATCGGCCACCTGCTTGCCTGGGCTGCACAGCAGCGGCTGACGGTCCCGGCGATGCTCGCCATGCCGTTTTATCATCCCGTAGTCGAGGAAGGGGTGCGCTCCGCCCTGAAGGATTTGAATAGCAAGCTGAAAAAGGTGTCCGTCGCTGTGAATGAGTGCCTCGAATGCGGGCCGGGAGCTTGA
- a CDS encoding radical SAM protein, whose product MELINARVVSHRADRLHTPGGERRGYIQTAQLRELWFHTGTACNLACPFCLEGSKPGDNRLQLMTLADAKPFIEEAIELGVESFSFTGGEPFVARDMHNILACAARHRPCLVLTNGTAPLHQRLDQIAPLAQAENPVRFRISIDYPDPQRHEAGRGEGTFEESLVTMKALHELGFALSLARQWEPGEDTAAVENHFRRHLRRHGLPEDIHQVSFPDFHPPESHVQTPDITEHCMTTYHSAASRADFMCAFSRMVVKQAGRTRVYACTLVDDDPDYDLGGTLTASLEPRVMLGHHRCYSCFKYGASCSEG is encoded by the coding sequence ATGGAACTGATCAATGCCAGAGTTGTCAGCCACCGGGCGGACCGGCTCCATACGCCGGGTGGCGAGCGCCGGGGCTATATCCAGACCGCGCAGCTGCGGGAGCTGTGGTTTCACACCGGCACGGCCTGTAACCTGGCCTGCCCGTTCTGCCTGGAGGGTTCAAAACCCGGTGACAATCGCCTCCAGCTGATGACTTTGGCCGATGCCAAACCCTTTATCGAGGAAGCCATTGAGCTCGGCGTCGAAAGCTTCTCGTTTACCGGTGGCGAGCCATTCGTCGCCCGCGATATGCACAATATTCTGGCCTGTGCGGCCCGGCACCGGCCCTGCCTGGTACTGACCAACGGTACCGCCCCGCTGCACCAGCGGCTGGACCAGATAGCCCCCCTGGCACAGGCTGAAAACCCGGTCCGCTTTCGGATCAGCATCGACTATCCGGATCCCCAACGCCACGAAGCGGGCCGGGGTGAAGGCACCTTCGAGGAATCCCTGGTCACGATGAAGGCACTGCACGAGCTGGGTTTCGCCCTGTCGCTGGCACGACAATGGGAGCCTGGCGAAGATACAGCAGCGGTAGAAAATCACTTCCGGAGACATTTGCGGCGCCACGGCCTGCCGGAGGATATTCACCAGGTGTCCTTTCCCGATTTCCATCCGCCCGAAAGCCACGTCCAGACGCCGGACATTACCGAACACTGCATGACAACCTATCATAGCGCCGCAAGCCGCGCCGACTTCATGTGCGCCTTCAGCCGCATGGTGGTGAAACAGGCAGGACGGACAAGAGTTTATGCCTGTACCCTGGTGGATGACGACCCGGACTACGACCTGGGTGGAACGCTGACAGCAAGTCTTGAACCGCGGGTCATGTTGGGCCACCACCGCTGTTACAGCTGCTTCAAATACGGGGCATCCTGCAGTGAAGGTTAA
- a CDS encoding FAD-dependent oxidoreductase, which translates to MPRNIKKLLIVGLIAAVVTAYFWLDLGRYLSLGFLQEQLDAIHSYYDQSRLFSWLIFIAIYVAVTALSIPGAAIMTLAAGAIFGFSTGLLLVSFASAIGATLAFLVARFLLRDTVQQRFGKQLATINRGVEKDGAFYLFTLRLVPVFPFFLINLAMALTPLRTWTFYWVSQVGMLAGTAVYVNAGTQVAQLQSVGDILSPGLIGAFILLGLLPWIARTILAPMQRAKIYRGWKKPQHFDRNLVVIGAGSGGLVSAYIAATVKASVTLIERERMGGDCLNTGCIPSKALIKSAQVASLASHSLDYGLQQLHPEADFAAVMDRIQAVIKTIEPHDSIERYSKLGVDCRQGNARLISPWEVEITGEQGTQTLSTRNIIIASGAGPLVPPFPGLDQIDYLTTETLWKMRENPGRLLVLGGGPIGCELAQCFARLGAQVTQVEMLPRLLPREDEDAAKLVAKALRRDGINLLLDHKADHFAMEDGEKVLYAELGDQSVRLVFDQVLVAIGRKPNTEGLGLEALGIQTCNNGTIALNEFLQTRFPNIYAVGDVAGPFQFTHTAAHQAWYAAINALFGRFKKFKTDYSVIPWATFTSPEVARAGLNEQDANEQGVEFEVTRYGIDDLDRAIADGSAEGFVKVLTPPGSDRILGVTIVGDHAGDLIAEYVLAMKHGLGLKKILGTIHIYPTLAEANKFAAGEWARAHAPQKLLQLVERYHRWEL; encoded by the coding sequence GTGCCCCGAAATATCAAAAAGTTACTCATTGTCGGCCTGATCGCTGCCGTGGTCACTGCGTATTTCTGGCTGGATCTCGGGCGCTATCTGAGCCTGGGCTTCCTGCAGGAACAGCTGGATGCCATCCATAGCTATTATGACCAGAGCAGGCTCTTCAGCTGGCTGATCTTCATCGCCATTTATGTGGCGGTTACCGCACTGTCGATACCCGGCGCGGCGATCATGACCCTCGCCGCAGGTGCCATTTTTGGCTTCTCTACCGGGCTACTTCTTGTTTCCTTTGCCTCGGCCATCGGCGCCACACTGGCGTTTCTGGTGGCCCGCTTCCTGCTGCGGGATACAGTACAACAACGCTTCGGCAAGCAGCTCGCCACCATCAATCGCGGGGTCGAGAAAGATGGCGCCTTCTATCTGTTCACGCTGCGTCTGGTGCCGGTATTTCCGTTCTTCCTGATCAACCTGGCAATGGCGCTGACGCCCCTTCGGACCTGGACATTCTACTGGGTCAGCCAGGTGGGGATGCTGGCCGGTACCGCCGTCTATGTCAATGCCGGCACCCAGGTGGCGCAGCTGCAAAGCGTCGGGGATATACTCTCGCCCGGGTTGATCGGCGCATTTATCCTGCTGGGCCTGCTGCCCTGGATTGCGCGCACCATCCTCGCACCGATGCAACGGGCAAAAATCTACCGCGGCTGGAAAAAACCGCAGCACTTCGACCGCAACCTGGTGGTGATCGGTGCCGGCTCCGGCGGTCTCGTCAGCGCCTATATCGCCGCCACCGTCAAGGCCAGCGTCACCCTGATCGAGCGGGAACGCATGGGCGGCGACTGCCTCAATACCGGTTGTATACCCTCGAAGGCGCTGATCAAGAGTGCCCAGGTGGCGTCGCTGGCCAGTCACAGCCTGGATTATGGCCTTCAGCAACTGCACCCGGAAGCGGATTTTGCCGCAGTGATGGATCGTATCCAGGCGGTCATAAAAACGATTGAGCCCCACGATTCTATCGAGCGCTACAGCAAGCTGGGAGTGGATTGCCGCCAGGGCAATGCGCGTCTGATATCGCCCTGGGAGGTCGAGATCACCGGCGAGCAAGGCACGCAGACCCTGTCGACCCGCAACATCATTATCGCTTCCGGTGCCGGACCGCTGGTCCCGCCGTTCCCCGGCCTCGACCAGATCGATTATCTGACCACCGAAACCCTGTGGAAAATGCGCGAGAACCCGGGCCGCCTGCTGGTACTCGGCGGCGGCCCCATAGGCTGCGAGCTGGCGCAGTGCTTTGCCCGGCTCGGTGCACAGGTCACGCAGGTGGAAATGTTGCCCCGCCTTTTGCCCCGGGAAGATGAGGACGCCGCCAAGCTGGTCGCGAAAGCATTGCGCCGGGACGGGATCAATCTGCTCTTGGACCACAAGGCCGATCACTTTGCGATGGAGGACGGCGAAAAAGTACTCTATGCCGAACTTGGGGACCAAAGCGTACGGTTGGTATTCGACCAGGTCCTGGTCGCCATCGGCCGCAAGCCCAACACCGAAGGCCTCGGACTCGAGGCACTGGGGATACAGACCTGCAACAACGGCACCATCGCACTGAATGAGTTTCTCCAGACCCGCTTTCCCAATATCTATGCTGTTGGCGACGTCGCCGGGCCCTTCCAGTTCACCCACACCGCGGCCCACCAGGCCTGGTACGCTGCTATCAATGCCCTGTTCGGTCGCTTTAAAAAATTCAAGACGGATTACTCGGTCATCCCCTGGGCCACATTTACCAGCCCGGAAGTGGCACGGGCAGGGCTGAATGAGCAGGATGCCAATGAACAGGGCGTTGAATTTGAAGTGACCCGCTACGGCATCGACGACCTCGACCGGGCCATTGCCGACGGCAGCGCCGAGGGCTTTGTCAAAGTGCTGACCCCGCCCGGCTCCGATCGAATTCTCGGCGTGACCATTGTCGGAGACCATGCCGGCGACCTGATCGCCGAGTACGTACTGGCGATGAAACATGGACTCGGCTTGAAGAAGATTCTCGGTACCATTCATATCTACCCTACTCTTGCGGAGGCCAACAAGTTTGCCGCCGGAGAATGGGCGAGAGCCCATGCACCGCAAAAACTGTTGCAGCTGGTGGAGCGCTACCATCGCTGGGAGCTCTAG